The Branchiostoma floridae strain S238N-H82 chromosome 6, Bfl_VNyyK, whole genome shotgun sequence genomic interval acggattgtagctaactgttaaacaatcagcaaagcagttggcaagatgtcacacctgaacttttgtagatttttgctttttgttggtactagtaagatgttatgtgatcaagacaatattttctttctgtttcagtgacgccttagactgttctctgctatatatacaagtgacacagtaatatacagaaacttacagctagcaaaagtctgtactcaataagattttacacagtacacatttatacttcttctgctgaaatctacgcattacattttgcatccaaccaaagaggtttgaaagagagtccttgatccaaccaaattagaccttgagacctattaacagatcattgatcactgtgcattttgcacataccagactcaatcgtgccactgagcactgcattttgcacacaccagaccaattgtgccactgagcactgtgcattttgcacacaccagacctatcgtgccattgagcactgtgcattttgcacacaccagacctatcgtgccattgagcactgtgcattttgcacacaccagaccaatcgtgccattgagcactgtgcattttgcacacaccagaccaatcgtgccattgagcactgtgcattttgcacacaccagactcaatcgtgccactgagcactgtgcattgtgcaaataaagtcaagcaaagaacacatatattgtgaacaatgtgtgaatctattttatcgggaaaataccaccaaggtgacatcattttcagtggagataatagaggcaaacaatgcactgcaaatgctttaatggcagttgttaaccacagtacttgcagacaagcaattacctggacaagtacagaccttgatggtgtactttttcaaggagatgcactatacacctacataaaaccatcactaagatctggtgtggagttcctctccgttgatgatattccagactatttgcaactttacaacaatactgtacgtgtatcaataaaagagtcttacactggagacatatttgccacagaagcagtctatccttattacaccttaaagaaagccctagaagcagcatttgctgaatccaacacttgtcttttcataacagcacatggaataactggttcaacagtagcattgttgcacgctgataacaagtattttgtttatgactcacatgccagaagtcccataacagcattgccagatagccatggcacttctactttaagcatgcacagttcaaacagcaatctagtttcattcttgcaacaacttaactggaacacaacatgcaattttgaggttgtcccagtacaagcagaaaatgttttcttatcagttgaacctactggtatacacattatcaatctgactagcaatgtttcttctatgattgagtcagaaaactgctttcaagttcaacaacaacacacatacaccttggttaaaccagagtttgtatctacgaaagagaacctacaacaaccaaacacagcatttccatttgcaccacattgtaaccaaagtactgggaaaaacattgtgccatgcaccacaagcaaacatccaagtgctatgccagagaacaggaatgaaggcctcttgaatcaattagtaatgtcaccaaatgcagcatcaaatttaaatgataaaaaagtgcaaggtcttgcaatccaaagcgcaatatgcaaggacaaacaagaaaaacaaacctatcaacagaagacagagagtcttgcagaacaaagaacatcatacaaagcaaagaaagcaaatgagacctgtgagcagaagaaagaacgacaatgcacatccgggacctcttcccgcctttggctgtggtctcgcaccggagtttcttttacgatttttatatccggcacacagcgcacacaagggatacaattccgcccacaaaagtacgccggaaaatccaattataccagtgaacaaaggtttccagccaacttcccatagattttagatataaacttctagtttaataatgatgcacattttactggaacacaacatgaaattttgaggtagtccttccaaatgcgccccggccagctttttttaaaagctttcttgtttatgGAGATTTGTTTCCAATGGCCAACACGCGCTGATTTTTCAGACGCGCGAATGTGGTGTAGCTAAATGTGCTGCTACTTTTCTTGACGTGCAGACGACAGGTGCCGAGAAGAAAGAAGATTTGCTTCGAAAGTTATGTGAGCATCGGATATTTCATCTTACTTTAATACGATTCAGCAAGGGAATCTTAACGTAGAGTTTTGGTCACCGAACAAAAGATTTTCTGTCACAGTTTGCGTAAAGTCGGTTTCGTCTCTACGTCTTTTTGAGAAGGCGGGAATTTCGATTTCATTCGTACCTTGTCTTCCATGACACGAACAGAGCAAAATGGTGGAAAGTCGTCACACAGGACAGGCTTTGCTGTTCTTCTCGAGTTTACCTGACCTGAAGAAGCTGTGTGTGATCACCTTGACCGTGAAGAAGGCAGCAAAAACTCCCACAAGTAGCGGCCCTGCAACCGGCAAGTTTCAACTACAGATCACCAAATGCAGGTAACCCGATCGTGTTTGTCGTGGTAAAACAAAATTTCTCATGTTTTCCTTTCAATTTTCAGCCCATAATCGCTTTTAGAAAAGCCATGTTCATTAacagaaatgtttaaaacattgaTAATGTTGTTTAAAGTATGCTGGGTTGACAGGGTAGCTTGAGGCAGTTAGAATAAAGCAACTCAGTTGCCAAAGTCATGTTTCGTCCAGTCTTCAGTTTTGTTCAAATTAGTTGTTTTTGGACGTTTTCATGTGAAATGTCATATTGTCTTGGCTTTGCTATTCTGTTAGAGAACTGATCTTCACTGAAGCTGGGATCCTGGCATCTCCATCAGTGGATGACTATGACACCATCAACATTATTGTCCAGGTACTGAGGGGATCATGTAGTGTACTTGNNNNNNNNNNNNNNNNNNNNNNNNNNNNNNNNNNNNNNNNNNNNNNNNNNNNNNNNNNNNNNNNNNNNNNNNNNNNNNNNNNNNNNNNNNNNNNNNNNNNNNNNNNNNNNNNNNNNNNNNNNNNNNNNNNNNNNNNNNNNNNNNNNNNNNNNNNNNNNNNNNNNNNNNNNNNNNNNNNNNNNNNNNNNNNNNNNNNNNNNNNNNNNNNNNNNNNNNNNNNNNNNNNNNNNNNNNNNNNNNNNNNNNNNNNNNNNNNNNNNNNNNNNNNNNNNNNNNNNNNNNNNNNNNNNNNNNNNNNNNNNNNNNNNNNNNNNNNNNNNNNNNNNNNNNNNNNNNNNNNNNNNNNGTGCGGACCGTCTGACGAGCAAGTTGTAgagatttcatcatcatcattatcacggGCGGCTTGCctggaccaggtccactctttCTTTCCAGACAGCTCTGTCCCTTAAAATGTTCTAAACGAGATTTAATTGCCTTGATATATTGTTCATCAAAGGGTActaattttttgttgttctacAACAGCTTGAAGACTTTGCAGTTGACCCACAGGCTTCCTGGCTCTTCTATAGCAACCCATATGCAGTCGTTTCTGAACATTTCATCCAAGATCGATGGTGCTATGTTCTGCCCAGGTATGTAGCTAAGGATCTTTGAATAGTTTtgtcaggttggtacgtcactggtAAAGAGgctctttttacacaatcatTACTTTATTTCCACCGTCTGACACCCTCCTCAGGGCAGCGACACCTATTgatgcagtgcaatgtgaaccattcagaattgccctgatggAGGTGATCAACAGACACTCAGGGAAAGGTCTGTGGAAATAAGGCAgtgtttgtgtaaaaaaaagtctcttAATTCTATGTAGCCAAGGATTTAATGACAAGGTTCTATGATGAAATGTGCAAATAACTTTCAAGTAGAATATTACCTTAAAATTAGATCTTTCTTTTGGAGCTAAAATTCTATCAAATCTCAAACTATGTGATCACTCATATTTACTCATGGAATGTTTTGTAGTCCAAGCATCAGTTTGCTATACTACCATCCCTCCACTTTTCTTTTAAGTAATCGTAGATCATTCTTGCATATATTGAGTGTTACATGAAAAAAACTGTGAAGTTGAATGCCTTTTTCCATAGCAACAAGAAAGGCCAGGTGATCTCTGTAACCCGCCAGCTCCCAGAGAACTGTCCTTTTCAAGGCTACAAAGATCTGCGCAGACACTGGAAGAACACTGTAGGTTTCCACTTTcagatttcttttttattcaaaagatAACAGAGAAAAAAAGGTGGGGAGCTAAATTTGTGACAACATATATCAATGCTGCCACTTGTACAATAGAAAGTAAAGTATTAAACAAGACCAATTAAACTTTGCAAATACATTTAGCAAATGAAGGAACTAATAGACATATGAAGTTTTAGCGTGAGTTAAAGCCATCTACCGgcataaaagaaagaaaaaaggacaTATGTTACTAAAAGCGTTTTGAGAATTTGCATTAGACACTCTGAAATTGTTTTCTTCACTCAAGCACCAACATCAAAGAGAGACATGGGGCTTTAAAATTATCATGTTAAATTctatctttcatttttttaatggaCAAATAATTCTAcacatcaaaattcaaatggtgtcatttttttcatactttcCATGCAGTATGGATACAGGTTACCGGAGTCAGAGGAAGGCCTGTTCTACTACAACGTCTACTTCAGGCCTATAGGGGAGAATGTGTTCACGTATCCTTCTGATTTGGACAGTTTTGATACTGATAGAGTACTGATAGCTGTTGTTGGTCAAATCAGAAGAAAAGGCAATATCCATTCATGCAAATGCAGGATATTGGTGCGGAAATGTCCATGGCACTGAATCATTGGAGCACATCATTGGGTCTGTCTATGGTACTGAATCATTGGGGCACATCATTGGGTCCTGTCTATGGTACTGAATCATTGGGGCACATCATTGGGTCCTGTCTATGGTACTGAATCATTGGGGCACAGCATTGAGTCCTGTCTATGGTACTGAATCATTGGGGCACAGCATTGAGTCCTGTCTATGGTACTGAATCATTGGGGCACAGCATTGGGTGCTGTCTATGGTACTGAATCATTGGGGCACATCATTGGGTGCTGTCTATGGTACTGAATCATTGGGGCACATCATTGGGTCCTGTCTATGGTACTGAATCAATGGGGCACATCACTGGGTGCTGTCTATGGTACTGAATCACTGGGGCAAATCCTTGTGTATGGTACTGAATCAATGGGGCACATCATTGGGTGCTGTCTATGTTTCTAAATCATTGGGGCACATTATTggggcctgtccttggtacgaAATCATTGAATGCTGTCTTTTTGTTCTGAATCATTGGGGCACATCCTTGCGTGCTGGCGCTGTCTTTTGGTTTGTCACTGTGTAGCATACAATGCATGCATCAAAGCATTCTTTTAGATTATGCTTCATCATCAAGGATGAAAAAATGCAATCTTTGCACACATTCAGATCATTGCCTGTCCTTTCTGCTGAAAGTCTGCTTGGTGGCGTCAGGcatggcgtaactggtagaccgtttggctcggaatctataggtcctgagttcgttccccgccgtgcccctgacgttgtgcccttgggaaaggcactttacatgaccttcctcacttcacccaggtgtaaaaatgggtacctgacttcagtcaagaaggtaaaagactacctttaccttctgtctgtaccgagtatgtggcactgttgatatcagttacaaaacttgagtgattatcctcgtctgtccaaaagcaaatagaaaaagaaaGTCTGCTTGTAGAAACCTGACTTCCTTAAGCCCCTGTCAGCTACCCTTGCTGGTGTGTGCGGAAGAGTGACGTAGTGGAGCTGATGCGGACGGACTGTGCCGCGGTGGCTGCAGCGTTTCTGGCAGAACTGCACGGCAGGCTGCCGGCAATGTGTGACCACGTGCTCCGCTTCACCAAGAAACCCCTGTACGCCACACCCAGAATGAGAGAGGCTAGTGCACAGGTACTGAAAAAACT includes:
- the LOC118417449 gene encoding uncharacterized protein LOC118417449; its protein translation is MVESRHTGQALLFFSSLPDLKKLCVITLTVKKAAKTPTSSGPATGKFQLQITKCRELIFTEAGILASPSVDDYDTINIIVQLEDFAVDPQASWLFYSNPYAVVSEHFIQDRWCYVLPRAATPIDAVQCEPFRIALMEVINRHSGKGLWK